The nucleotide sequence catacaatccgggttggagagaccatccaaacttcaagtggagggagcctcaacaaccatAACAACAaagaggctttaggcaacaacccatggggttctacaccaagccatacgGCTCtaatccaaaccaaacccaatctgcccaaaacaatcaaggtacgtctttggacaatgatacacttcttaagttacttaccaatttgtctcaggggcaagagaatcaaaacaaagccatgcaaaaccaagacaaaagggtagaccacttagagaagcaaattgggcagattgcggagtttgtagggcaattccgagaccaaggcaagctcccgagctcaaccattgtcaatccaatgggagggttcgaatctgccaaagcaatcaccttgagaagtggaaaagaagttggcactacatccaaCCCATCCAAAACAGGTCTTAATGAAGAGAGGAAGCTGCAATTGGGAGAGGAGGAGGCAAgtaaggccacggcaagggtagaaacacccttgccgcaactaCCTAGGGACCCTAATGCATCCAATTCGGCCACTAGAGGTAcgttgggttcaaatttgattaattctaaccccattccacccaatgttccttttcctcacaggtTTTTGCAagcaaagaaggaggagcatgagaaagacattctcAATCCGTGCATATCTCTAAATGCTTCTGTACTGAAGCTAGGCTTGTGACGTTCTGACAAATCTAAAGCAAGTCCTTGAACTTCTTCCCTTGCatgtttcaaaataaaataaggtaaaataAGACGAGGGTTATTTGCTTCAACTTCAACTGCTGCAGCCACTAGTTCCGTGAGCCAGAGTTTGCTTAGACTTCAGTTTTGTTTTACAGGGCTAttacaattttgttctctattACACTTTCCCTCGTCTACCCTTATTTCTCTGTTCATTGAACCTATACCTAATTAATGCATTGTATAATGTATGTTGTACTCTTGACACATTCAGAGCATGCAATTTCTTAGATGTGGGATATGCATATAAATTCTCCTTTACTATGAACATGCATTTAATATGCAATTTGATTGCGAATGTACTTACAGTTTTGGTCCTCAATACGTGTTTTACATCTTCGTGATCCCACAATCTACAACGCTTTCCAAGGATGTCTGGGGATTTTTCACATACAATTTCCTTTGCCAGTGTCACGAATCAAACCATGCATCATCAGATTGCCTTCTGTATCAACAGTTACTTTTTCAATTAGAGAATGTAAATGAAATGTTCGTTTGCTAAATGCCTTCGGATATTGTTCTATTCTTGTattcctaccttgtcctactatttgtcatttgaaaatattgaaaaatgtgTGAGAGACAAAGGCCTAATCTTCAAAAGCCTAATCATGCATTCGTCACACTACACAACAATGGTATAGGTGAGATAAAACCTCAACCTATCTAAATTCTAAAGCTCAACACATCATTaccaaattctttttttttttttttttttgttttttgggagtGAAAAGATTTGAATATATAGTGACGCAGGTGCACTACGTTAATCGATGTGATTTAGCTCGATCTGAGAACACTGGTAGTAAGATCAAGCATTGATGTATTCTGATATCGGAGTTTTTAAGCTTTGcatttaaatgcataaaatcAAAGAATATAAGCCTTTACTTGAAATCAATTTACAGTTTATCGACATTTTGTAAACAGAGGTTGGCAATTGAATTTTATAATTAAggaattaaaaaggaaaaggaagtaAGTAATCACCCATCAGTCGCACGAAAATCCTCGCCGGCCAACTCTGCAGCTTCATTAAGAGCTTCTTTCCAGGTCTGCACCATTTCAGGGAAGCGCTTTTGATGTTCCCGGAAGGCTTCCTCAAAAGCACCCCTCTGATGCCTGACATCGGAAGGATCGATGTCATAGAAAATTGGCAAAACCATTTGCCCCATTATTCTTCTGCAGGCCAAGATCTCGACCAGCTCATCAAGACACCATCTCGACTCGGCATACCCGCTTGAGAAGATGACAGCAGCAAGCCTAGAGTCTTTGACTGCTTGTTTCAGTGCTTGTGTGATAATTTCGCCTCTGGTCAATTCGTTCTCGTCGATAAAGACGTTGAATCTGTGGTCTTTCAATGTGCAGTAGAGGTTGTTCGTCAATTCCTTGGGCGTTTAGCCTCTGAAGCTCAAGAACACGTCGTACTTGCTACAttttgaggaggaggaggaggccaTCTTTATCAGTAATTGTGACGATTCTCAATTTCTTGGCACTTTCTCTATTGTGTGGGTCTATAGTCTTTTACTTTCTATTTCTCGTTTGATAATATAACTTTCCTTTTAGGAGTTCATTCAATTGGGATAttgagaaattttaatttttttaataaaattaagagtatttaatcaagattttaagtgattctattctattagaattttaagatagtttattaaaatctttagaaatccaggtgtatttaattaggattttaaaaaatttgataaagttgaggaattagaaaGGATTAAAGAGATTttatagtgtattttaagcatccataAATCTCACCTCTCCCATGAGATTTCGaatgaattgaatcaaaattttatatggaatctctacaaataaattaaactccataaaaattcataaatttataaattcatttaacTCTTTAAAATTCTCAAATACACCCCCTTAATTTCATGCGCATATTATCGGAGGAATGAATACAAGCTCTTGGCAACCGTCGAGATTGAACTTTGAATTTCGGCATGCTACCAATTGTTCTGGTGAAGCATTTGTTGTTCTGACCAAgtattcaatttatttatttttttattcgagagaactttgaatttctgcatgGTACCGAATTTGTACTTAAAAGTGTCGAAGGGAGAAAACTTATCTAGCCAACTTGGCTACACCAAATATACAGCCAGTACTCAATTCTTATGTGGCATGtgcatatttctttttttctttttttatatatacattttttttctacatTTCAGAAACAAGTCTTCAGACATGAAATTTACTAGTTCCAACTTATTTCAGCTATAGGCCACCATATCAAAGAAGAGGAAAATTGCATCCGAAAAGCTAGCATGTTTTGAAgataaccaaaaataaaaaaaaggaaaataagtaTTAATTAAAGAGAACATTATAACTTCTTACATACCAAAGGGAAATATGTAGTATAGCATGAGTCCCAAAAGTACTAATGGCTCGAGTTCAGTTTATgaacctttttcttcttctgttatgctgcttcctttttcttcttctgttatGCTGCTTCCTTCTTGCATGATTTCATCAGTTTCTTCTGCATTTCTTTCAACACTGGGATCCAACCTGAGTCTTTTGCGGGATTGATTCTCATGGGACGAGTCATAACCGTGTCCTGCCTTATGATTGCCGTCCTCTTTGCACTCACTTGAATATGGCATAAATTGAGGGCCGAGCGCATATTCATtgattaatttttccttttccagATTTATCCCTATTTTCTTCACCCTGAGATGAATATCATCAGTAGTCCCTGGTCCTACAAAGTGTGCACCAACATTTATCTTGTCTCCGCCTTTCACATTGAGCTTATTGTTTGACAAATGTCCCAGCCAAAGATAATTTTCATGGCAAGTTAATACAGTGGCACGCATTGGAGAGATGAGAAATACAGTGTTCTGGCTATAATTTGCAACACGAATGCGAAGAGAGCCACCAGATTTGGAGTCGTCTGAAGAATAAATGATGCACACAGTCAATGCTTTTAAATCACAGCCAAAACTTTGCGGCGCCGCTATTTCACCCTGAGGGTCGACAGGCGTAAACCATGATGGAATTTCATTTCCAGGAAGAAAAAGGCCACCATTTCCGCTTGTACTCCATCCCTATACCATGGAGAAAGACAGGTACAAAAAAGGATGACCAGCAtgtaagaaagagagagagagagagagagagagagagagagagagagagagagagagagagagagagaggacctgTAGGATCGCTTCTTTAAAAGAAGCAGTGAGATTGGTGCACCCTTCCATATGAATACTTGTCATGCAATTTAATGCTTTATCCAAGCCTAGAATTTCAGTGAGTTTGGGGGAGTGATTCAGGTGCAATACTCTCATCCTCGACATTTCTGAAAAATCCGGCATTTCTTGCAATGCAATGCACTCATCCGCTTCCAGGATTTCCAAATTTGTTGGTAAAGCTGGAATTGCCTGAAGGTTTTTGCAATCTTTGAGTATCAATCTCTCAAGATTTGGGGTTTTTGAAAAGTCCGGTGATCGTGTTAGGTTATGGGAATGACTTAAATTAAGAAACTTCAACTTCTCAAGCAACTGTCagataaaaggaaaaatattcaaattcaaatagAAGACAGAAAGCATGATGTTTACAAAACCTAGAGGAATGAATTAATAATTGGTTACAGCCATAACATACCAGATCGGAATCCTGCCACACTCGTGTGAGTTTGCTATAGCTGAGGTCAATAACAACTATGTTTGGGTGATCAAAATCTTCTGGTATGACCTCCAGGGGGAATCCATGCCAACACAACCATCTTAACTCATTTGGCAGATTGTTGTAACTGCCAGTGAGCTTGACGTAATTGAGTTTGAGCAATCTCAGACTATGCATGTTTCTAAATGCTTCTGTACTGAAGCTAGTCTCGTCAGACTCTTGCAAATCTAAAGTGAGTCCTTGAATTGCTTCAGTTCCCTGTTGAGAGAGAGCGAGAAACAGGAAAgggaagagagagggaggaggggggggggggggggggggaaggaaACTGAGTAAGAAAAAGGCTATCTGCATGTGGAAAGATGATTTATACACATGAAGTAAAACCATGCATTGAATGTATGAATTACAAGAGAGGTAGACAACCTATGACCTGCCGCGGTACCTTTGAGTTAAAGACATATAATTTGTGCTCAGACATCCGTTGTGCCGTGTCCAAATTTGTTAGGTATCTTAGTAAGCATCCGCTACAGGGTTTTTTACCTCTTGTATCTAAGAGCAGAACATATATGATACATGATTCTGTTATTTAATTTGAGATAATTCAATGCACTAGGTTCTTTCCATGTCTCCTACACTTTCCTTTCTATGCTCTGTTCCTCTTTTCATTCAACCTGTAGTATATATGGGTGTCTATCCAATCAACTCATTGTTTTGTATACTGTTGAAACATCCAACTTATACAATTTATTAGATGTGTGATATGCATATTTATTAAGTGCATGCGTTTGACATAAAATTTGATTGCGGAATTACTTACAGATTTGTCCCTCAATACGTCTATCACATCATCGTGATGCCATAACCTACTGCGTTTTCCAGGGACATCAGGGGATTCCGCATGCACAATGTATCTTCCCATGTCGCGAAGCAAATCATGCATCACCAGCGTGAAATCTTCATTAGTAGTTACAAGGCATCGTTCTTGGAGGACACTGATTCTGATTTCTGGATATAAGTCACAGCCATCCAATATTTTCATGACATAGTCCTTGTTCATTCCAGCAAAGAAACATGATACATCAAGGAATATAGCCTTCAGGTCATCATCAGCTAGCTCGTCAAAGCTTATTGTAAGTCTATTGAGAATTTCCCTACTATGATGACTTTTAAATTTCTCCAACTTACTTTTCCATTCACTTATGCTTGCCCCAGATAGATAAGAACCTAAAATTTCAAGTGCTAGTGGCAAACCTCCACAGTAATCAACAACTCCTCTTGGgacttgaagaaattttttaataggATAATTGTTGGAATGCCAACAAAGGAGCTCAAAAGCTTCTTCTTTATTCATTGCTGGTAGATGATATATCATATTCGCTTTTAGTATCTTTAGCAAATGCTGGTCTCTTGTGGTTATAATAATTCTACTACCTGGACCAAATGAGTAAAATTTTATAGCTAATGCTTCTAACTGTTTCACGCTGTCTACATCATCAACTATGACAAGTACCCTTAGGTTGCTAAGTCTTCTTTTTATATCCTCGGTCCCTTCATCAACTCTACGAACCTTAATGATTCCCGATCTCACTACATCAGAAAGAAGTGTGTTTTGCAAATCAACCAGTTTCTCTTTTCTCACATTAGCAAGAAAACTTTTACCTTCAAAGGTATCCTGATATTTGTTGAAAATGGCTTCGGCAACCGTCGTTTTACCCAGTCCGCCCATACCCCAAATTCCAATTATGCGAACATCATCTGATCCTCCAACATCTAAATAATTACTGATTTCTTGCACCCGAGAATGTATTCCAACTGCAGGCACCCAAGAATGTATTCCAACTGCAGTGCTCTGGTGCAAGACTTCGATGACACCTACGACAATTTTAATGATATACTGATCCTCAAACCTGGTTGTCAAAAGTCCAAATGAAGCAAAAGTTAGATTTATTATACAAAACTGCAACATTAAGATGTGGATGTGTTCGTTCAACTGTAACTATTCAGCATCTGACGAGCCAAAGCCACCAAATACCGTCAAATTTTGATATCTAACCATTTCGAATTTTACTGAGGGGCCATTTAGAATTGCTTATGTAGGAAGCAATCTGTTCATGAACAGAAGTGCTTTCAGTCGACATATGTTAACATTTGCACTAAAAATTCATGTTCCTGGAAAAGCATCTGACATGGACTTCCCTAGAAACAGCTTCTACGACTCAAAAATACTTCTAACTTTGTCGCCAAAAGCATTTTAGCGGCTCGGCCGATTTCTCGAGATTCCCGACTATTCCATTTTCTGATGTTAGCAATGTATAGCGGTCAAATAGGACCATTTTCTTCTTAAGACCTTTTACTTTTTTTCGTCATGTGGGAGTTAGAATTAATTCCAGTTTATCTACTTCTATCCATGTGGGGGGAAAGAAACGTTTGTATTCAGCTACAAAATTTATCCCTTCGAAGAAATCCCAAACAAGCATCATTCTATTGTTTCTTGATACGGTTTTTAcatataaatgtttttaaatatgtaaaaaattaGATTGGGAATTTAAAAGccagacaaaataaaaaaaggaaataagaaAGTAACTTATTTACCAATGGGCTTTTCCAACAACAAAACCAGATAAATCTGCAGCTTCGGTCAGAGCGTCTCTCCATAGCTGTAACTTTTCTTTGACCTCATCGAACTGCTGTTCGTGCTTCAGAAAAGCTGTTGCAAAAGTGCCGGTCTGTTTCCTAACATCTGAAGGATCGACATCATAGAACACTGGAACAACAATTTGACCCAGTGTTCTTCTGCACTCCATGATCTCCACAAGCTCGTCAAGACACAATCTTGATTCCGCATAGCTCTGTGAGAAGATGATGATAAAGGTTTCAGACTCTTCGATATCTCGAGTCAGTGAGATGCGTGGACTTTCCCTTCCTTCTAGCAGGCGACCGTCTATAAAGGTTCTTACTCTGGCCCCTTCCAAAGCCATGTACAGCATGCTCGTGAATCTACAGCATGCGTATTGACCTCCAAGGATCAAGGACACGTCGTACTTCCAACGTTTTAAGGAGGAAGACGAGGACGTCGAGGTATCCATTGGAAAAATTGTTTGTTGCTGCACTTGTATTCCAACTGCAGAGCTCTGGGGCAAGATTTTGATGATACCTGCGACAATTCCCATGAAACACCGAGCGTCATCCCTGGTTGTCAAAAGTCCAAATGAAgcaaaagttagttttattatACAAAACTGCAACAATAAGATGTGGATGTGTTCGTTCAACTATAATTATTCAGCATTTGACGAGCCAAAGCCACCAATACCATCAAATTTTGATATCTAACCATTTCGAATTTTACTGAGGGGCCATTTAGAATTGCTTATGTAGGAAGCAATCTGTTCATGAACAGAAGTGCTTTCAGTCGACATATGTTAACATTTGCACTAAAAATTCATGTTCCTGGAAAAGCATCTGACATGGACTTCCCTAGAAACCGCTTCTACGACTCAAAAATACTTCTAACTTTGTCGCCAAAAGCATTTTAGTGGCTCGGCCGATTTCTTGAGATTCCTGACTATTCCATTTTCTGATGTTAGCAATGTATAGCGGTCAAATAGGACCATTTTCTTCTTAGGACCTTTTACTTTTTTTCGTCATGCGGGAGTTAGAATTAATTCCAGTTTATCTACTTCTATCCATGTGCGGGGAAAGAAACGTTTGTATTCAGCTACAAAACGTATCCCTTCGAAGAAATCCCAAACAAGCATCATTCTATTGTTTCTTGATACGGTTTTTAcatataaatgtttttaaatatGTAAAAAATTGGATTGGGAATTTAAAAGCCAGACAAAATAAGAAAAGGAAATAAGAAAGTAACTTATTTACCAATTGGCGTTTCCAACAACAAAACCAGCTAAATCTGCAGCTTCGGTCAGAGCGTCTCTCCATAGCAGTAACTTTTCTTTGACCTCATCGAACAGCTGTTCATGCTTCAGAAAAGCTGTTGCCAAAGTGCCGGTCTGTTTCCTAACATCTGAAGGATCGACATCATAGAACACTGGAACAACAATTTGACCCAGTGTTCTTTTGCACTCCATGATCTCCACAAGCTCATCAAGACACAATCTGGATTCCGCATAGCTCTTTGAGAAGATGATGATAGAGGTTTTAGACTCTTTGATTCGAGTCAGTGAGATGCCCGGACTTTTCCCTTTTTCTGGTGCATGATCGTCTATAAGGGTTCTTAGTCCGGCCCTTGTCAAAGCCAGGTAGAGGTGGCTCGTGAAGTTCCAGCGTGTGTATTGACCTCGAAAGCTCAAGAACACGTCATACGTACAATGTTTTAAGAAGGAAGACGAGGGCGTCGAGGTATCCATTGGAACAACTGCAGAGCTCTGGGGCAAGACTTCGATGATATTTGCGACAATTCCCATGATAGACTCTGCTTCATCGCTGGTTGTCAAAAGTCCAAATGAAGCAAAAGTTAGATTTATTATACAAAACTGCAACAATAAGATGCGGATGTGTTCGTTCAACTATAACTATTCAGCATTTGACGAGCCAAAGCCACCAAATACCATCAAATTTTGATATCTAACCATTTCGAATTTTACTGAGGGGCCATTTAGAATTGCTTATGTAGGAAGAAATCTGCTCATGAACAGAAGTGCTTTCAGTCGACATATGTTAACATTTGCACTAAAAATTCATGTTCCTAGAAAAGCATCTGACATGGACTTCCCTAGAAACCGCTTCTACGACTCAAAAATACTTCTAACTTTGTCCCAAAAGCACTATAGCGGCTCGGCCGATTACTCGAGATTCCCGACTATTCCATTTTCTGATGTTAGCAATGTATAGCGGTCAAATAGGACCATTTTCTTCTTAAGaccttttacttttttttcatCATGCGGGAGTTAGAATTAATTCCAGTTTATCTACTTCTATCCATGTGGGGGGAAAAGAAACGTTTGTATTCAGCTACAAAATTTATCCCTTCGAAGAAATCCCAAACAAGCATCATTCTATTGTTTCTTGATACGGTTTTTAcatataaatgtttttaaatatGTAAAAAATTGGATTGGGAATTTAAAAGCCAGACAAAATAAGAAAAGGAAATAAGAAAGTAACTTATTTACCAATCGGCGTTTCCAACATCAAAACCAGATAAATTTGCAGCTTCAGTCAGAGCGTCTCTCCATAGCTGTAACTTTTCTTTGACCTCATCGAACTGCTGTTCGTGCTTCAGAAAAGCTGTTGCAAAAGTGCCGGTCTGTTTCCTAACATCTGAAGGATCGACATCATAGAACACTGGAACAACAATTTGACCCAGTGTTCTTCTGCACTCCATGATCTCCACAAGCTCGTCAAGACACAATCTTGATTCCGCATAGCTCTGTGAGAAGATGATGATAAAGGTTTTAGACTCTTCGATTGCTCGAGTCAGTGAGATGCCCGGACTTTTCCCTTTTTCTAGCGCGTGATCGTCTATAAAGGTTCTTAGTCCGGCCCTTGTCAAAGCCTGGTAGAGGTGGCTCGTGAAGCTCCGGCGTGTGTCTTGACCTCGAAAGCTCAAGAACACGTCGTACTTCCAAAGTTTTAAGAAGGAAGACCAGGACGTCGAGGTATCCATCAGAACAATTGTTTGTTGCTGCACTTGTTTTGGTCTGCTCTGATTATTTTTCTTGGCAGAGGTTTTTGTGTTTGCATAGATGAAGAATACTTTCAGATCTGTGATCTATCTACAAAGACCACACAATACAGGAAGGTAAAGTTGGTCCGCTAAAGTCCAttaactccttttttttttttttaagggaaaaTTAGAAGGAACTCCTCCACGCATTAGAAAGGTACTGTCCATGTGTCCTAAAAAATATTCTCTACTCTCTTATTCTCATTTCTATCTGTTCTTTCATttcacatattatttttaattttattatctctataaaaaaatcaatataagatgttgatgtgATTTAACCATGATCGTTCAAATAGAAGGAGATAGAAGAGGATAGAAGGGCAGAGAACCTCCTCCCTTAAGAAGGAACTCCTTCACAGTCTCAAGAGCcaagtctctctctcttttctttttctttttaataacaATATTATCTTAGTTCTACGGaatggtatttctctttatttgaaAGTGAGCGGTCTTAAGTTTGAATCACGTGTAtgacgaattcaataccaaattaggttgtctattgtgtggcttagccgaactccctctcctattagtgtaaaaatatcgatgtattaaaaaaaataacaatattatctacactaacttcataatgggctagtaataatgtaatttaaattcGGTTTTGGAGAATTGAACCTCAAACCTCTCATTTACATGTGAAGTGGAATACTACTAGATCGTAATATAAAGTGGCAAGTCTCTCTCTTTTAATTTAAGGgttgattttatattttctgcCTCAATTTTTATGGTTTTTTCACTTTGGTCCTCCCAATTTTTTTGTTCCAAATtggtctttttttctttttttttttttttttttggtaatcaaattggtcattttctttttgttagacGCAAACCGGTCCTTAAAACTTCTAAACGTGTGTCTAATTGGATAGATGAGTAGGTTTTGCTTTAAAATACGATAGAATAacacaaattataatttaaaggACATTTTGGTAACCCATGTACTTTGACCAACACATGACCACTTATGTCTACAGCTAAGCATTTATTTTGaaagaacataaataaaaaaaataaaaacaatagaaTGGGGCTTGTAAACTGAAGTTAAGTGGTCACATGTTGGCCAATGTAGATGGGTTACTCTGTTTCAAAAGTTAACAACTTTGTTCATCACTTTCATAGTACGTATCACCTTATTTTCACTTGCTTTGTCAGTTTGgtcattttgtttgattttgttagCATTTTAGTTCAATTTGAAACTTTTCATCTAATTAGCTTCAAATTGCAACTCAAAAATGATTTATAAACTTCTTTGAACCAGCATTTCCAAAATACATCTTTGAGCCAATAAAGcaaacaaatttcaaaacaCAACCCAATCAAATTCAAGATTCCATaagatcaaaattcaaaacacaCCCAACCAAGTTGAtattcaaccaaaaaaagaaaaaccaaattaatagtACACTTAAAAGTTGTGTTTCAATAAACTACCAGCCTGCACAACCGCTCTTGCGAATTAAACAGTTTATGAGAACACAAATTTGTccaaatttatcatttttctagatATCTGGTGTGACATACACTCCTGTGCCACAAGGCGAATTCAACTGCTCAGACTGGCCATGTGTGCCCTATCTGCTGTTGATTGTTTTGAGAAGTTTGAAGTACCACCTGATGGGGATCCGAAATGTTCTTCTAGAGGATGGAGCCCTACAGGGTCAAACGCAAAGTCCCCCTCCAATGTAATATTTCCTTTTGCTCTTCCTTTGTTCGCTTTAAGTGTTGTACACTTCTTCCTTCACCGGATCTTGTACCATCAGAGATTTTCTATGACAAGGTTTTAACAACACCTGCACGTTGATAATGTACGGCACTATGGTGAAAAGTAAACAGTACAGGGAAAACGACACTTCTCCATTGTGGATGCAGAATGTTGCGGATCCAATAAGGATTTCGAATTGGAACTATCAACAGCTTTGTGCAATGaggattgttttgttttttatttttaccataTTCCAAACTACTCTAATTCACCGGGAGGGGGATTCGAACTTAGTGCAAGGTATGTGCACATTTTCTTGGCCAACTAGCCTAACGCACATGTTGTGCGGGGACAACTAAAAACAATATATTTGACGTAGACAACATTAAGAAGAATGCAAAGATGGAGAAACACACATTCAAGAATATGCGGTGCAAGAAATGCAACAAGCTAGTTTTGGATATTTGTGAGCGACTGGAGAGAGCTTCAAGCGAAAagaggttttaagttttaagattTTAGGACAGTTGATTTCTTTCCTCGTTCCCAACGACTTCAGAACTAAGAACTTAACCAAATTAAATAAGCCCACTCTTTGCTTGGCATCAACATTTTATCAAAAATTTTATATGTTCACTTCTTACATACAAGGGAAATATGTAGTATACATTCTGTGAGTAACAAAAAAGGACTAATGGCTCAAGTTCAGTTTATGTACCTTGTTCTTCCTTCTTGCATGATTTATCAGTTTCTTCTTCTGCATTTCTTTCAACACTGGGATCAGACCTTAGTCTTTTGCGGGATTCATTCTCATGGGACGAGTCATCACTGTGTCCTGCCTTATGACTGCCTTCCTCTTTGCACTCACTTGAATATGGCATAGATTGACAGTCGAGTGCATATTCCTtgattaatttttccttttccagATTGATCCCCATTTTCTTCACCCTGAGATGAATATCATCAGTAGTCGCTGGTCCTACAAAGCGTGCACAAACATTTATTTTGTCTCCACCTTTCAGATTGAGCTTTTTGTTTGACAAATGTCCCAGCCAAAGATAATTTTCATTGGAAGTTATTACTACAGTGGCACGCTTTGGAGAGATGAGATATTCAGTGTTCTGGGTACAATTTGCAACATGAATGCGAAGAGAGCGAAGAGAGCCACCAGATTGGGAGTCGTCTGAAGAATAAATGATGCACACAGTCAGTGCTTTTAAATCACAGCCAAAACTTTGGGGCACAACTATTTCACCCTGAGGATCGACAAGAGTAAACCATGATGGAATTTCATTTCCAGGGAGAAAAAGGCCACCAATTCCGCTCGCACTCCATCCCTATACCATGAGAAAGATAGGTAAAAAAAAGGATTACAAGCATGTATGtatacaagagagagagagagagagagagagagagacctttaGGATTGCTTCCTTAATATCAGCAGTGAGACTGGTGCACCCTTTCAGATGCAATTCTCTCATCCATGACATTTCCTGAAAGTCGGACTTTTTCCTCAATGCAATGCACTCATCCGCTTCTAgcatttttaaatttgttggTGAAGCTTGAATTTCCTGAAGCTTTTTGCAACCTTTGAGTATCAATCTCTCAAGATTTGGGATTTTTGAGAAGTCGGGTAATCTGGTCAGGTCATTGCAGTAACCGAGATTAAGAAACTTCAACTTCTCAAGTGACTGTCAGACAAGAGAGAATGaatatcaaaattcaaatataagagAGAAAGCATGATGTTGGTATTTACAAAATGTGGAGGAAAGATTTGATACATAGTTTGGTTGAGTTCAATACAGTACCACGTCGGAGTCCTCCCAAACTTGTATCAGGTCGATATAAACTACGTTTGTTTGATTGAAATCTCC is from Pyrus communis chromosome 10, drPyrComm1.1, whole genome shotgun sequence and encodes:
- the LOC137748090 gene encoding toll/interleukin-1 receptor-like protein, producing the protein MASSSSSKCSKFNVFIDENELTRGEIITQALKQAVKDSRLAAVIFSSGYAESRWCLDELVEILACRRIMGQMVLPIFYDIDPSDVRHQRGAFEEAFREHQKRFPEMVQTWKEALNEAAELAGEDFRATDG
- the LOC137746436 gene encoding disease resistance protein RPV1-like, with protein sequence MDTSTSWSSFLKLWKYDVFLSFRGQDTRRSFTSHLYQALTRAGLRTFIDDHALEKGKSPGISLTRAIEESKTFIIIFSQSYAESRLCLDELVEIMECRRTLGQIVVPVFYDVDPSDVRKQTGTFATAFLKHEQQFDEVKEKLQLWRDALTEAANLSGFDVGNADWFEDQYIIKIVVGVIEVLHQSTAVGIHSWVPAVGIHSRVQEISNYLDVGGSDDVRIIGIWGMGGLGKTTVAEAIFNKYQDTFEGKSFLANVRKEKLVDLQNTLLSDVVRSGIIKVRRVDEGTEDIKRRLSNLRVLVIVDDVDSVKQLEALAIKFYSFGPGSRIIITTRDQHLLKILKANMIYHLPAMNKEEAFELLCWHSNNYPIKKFLQVPRGVVDYCGGLPLALEILGSYLSGASISEWKSKLEKFKSHHSREILNRLTISFDELADDDLKAIFLDVSCFFAGMNKDYVMKILDGCDLYPEIRISVLQERCLVTTNEDFTLVMHDLLRDMGRYIVHAESPDVPGKRSRLWHHDDVIDVLRDKSGTEAIQGLTLDLQESDETSFSTEAFRNMHSLRLLKLNYVKLTGSYNNLPNELRWLCWHGFPLEVIPEDFDHPNIVVIDLSYSKLTRVWQDSDLLLEKLKFLNLSHSHNLTRSPDFSKTPNLERLILKDCKNLQAIPALPTNLEILEADECIALQEMPDFSEMSRMRVLHLNHSPKLTEILGLDKALNCMTSIHMEGCTNLTASFKEAILQGWSTSGNGGLFLPGNEIPSWFTPVDPQGEIAAPQSFGCDLKALTVCIIYSSDDSKSGGSLRIRVANYSQNTVFLISPMRATVLTCHENYLWLGHLSNNKLNVKGGDKINVGAHFVGPGTTDDIHLRVKKIGINLEKEKLINEYALGPQFMPYSSECKEDGNHKAGHGYDSSHENQSRKRLRLDPSVERNAEETDEIMQEGSSITEEEKGSSITEEEKGS